A window of the Comamonas sp. Y33R10-2 genome harbors these coding sequences:
- the ubiA gene encoding 4-hydroxybenzoate octaprenyltransferase, which translates to MTVSAPTPSPASSSAQRSRLSLYLDLIRFNRPAGWLVLVWPTLVALWVASNGFPGWHLLIVFVLGTVLMRSAGCTINDIADRDFDKHVKRTTQRPITSGQVSVKEAAMVGLVLTLISFGLVLSTRWQAVAWSVPAVLFTILYPFTKRFFAMPQAFLGIAFNFGIVIAFAAVTGEVNATAWTLWLANMFLVLAYDTEYAMVDRDDDLKIGMKTSAITLGRFDVLGVMGFFVLCWGLIAWVLAPYQLGWPFWLGMGVAAAQIVWHYTLIRHRTREGCFVAFSKSHWIGASIFAGVALGFALK; encoded by the coding sequence ATGACAGTCTCCGCACCCACCCCCAGCCCCGCATCTTCCTCAGCGCAGCGCAGCCGCCTGTCGCTGTATCTGGACTTGATTCGCTTTAACCGCCCTGCTGGCTGGCTGGTGCTGGTTTGGCCCACGCTGGTGGCCTTGTGGGTGGCGTCCAACGGCTTTCCGGGCTGGCATCTGCTCATCGTCTTTGTGCTGGGCACGGTGCTGATGCGCAGCGCGGGCTGCACCATCAATGACATTGCCGATCGTGACTTTGACAAGCATGTCAAGCGCACCACACAGCGCCCCATTACCAGCGGGCAGGTTTCGGTCAAAGAGGCGGCCATGGTCGGCCTGGTGCTCACGCTGATCTCGTTTGGTTTGGTGTTGTCCACGCGTTGGCAGGCCGTGGCGTGGTCGGTTCCTGCCGTTTTGTTCACCATCCTCTACCCCTTCACCAAGCGCTTTTTTGCCATGCCGCAGGCCTTCTTGGGCATTGCGTTCAACTTTGGCATCGTGATTGCCTTTGCCGCGGTGACGGGGGAAGTGAACGCCACCGCCTGGACGCTGTGGCTGGCCAATATGTTTCTGGTGCTGGCCTATGACACCGAGTACGCCATGGTCGATCGCGACGATGACCTCAAGATCGGCATGAAAACCTCGGCCATCACGCTGGGCCGCTTTGATGTGCTGGGCGTGATGGGATTTTTTGTACTGTGCTGGGGCTTGATTGCGTGGGTGCTAGCGCCTTACCAGCTGGGCTGGCCCTTCTGGCTAGGCATGGGCGTTGCGGCGGCGCAGATTGTTTGGCACTACACGCTGATTCGCCATCGCACGCGTGAAGGCTGCTTTGTGGCCTTCAGCAAGAGCCACTGGATTGGCGCTTCAATTTTCGCGGGCGTGGCTTTGGGCTTTGCTCTGAAGTAG
- the proC gene encoding pyrroline-5-carboxylate reductase, translating into MSQTPTSNTVFPPIAFIGGGNMASAIMGGLIRQGVPASAITVVEPFEAAREALKANLGIDSLPAATPALQNAQLVVWAVKPQTFKDAAAPVAAHTRSALHLSVAAGITTNSIAAWVASNRIVRAMPNTPALVGKGMTGLFASPEVDAAGKALIESVIGSTGELMWVDKEEHLDAVTALSGSGPAYVFLFLEAMTQAGVNMGLSAEQSYQLAIATFAGGSELAARSSESAEVLRQRVTSKGGTTYAAITHMQEQKLPEHFIEAMRKAQVRAQELALEFGK; encoded by the coding sequence ATGAGCCAGACCCCAACCTCCAACACCGTTTTTCCGCCCATCGCCTTTATTGGCGGCGGCAATATGGCTAGCGCCATCATGGGCGGCCTGATTCGCCAAGGCGTTCCCGCCAGCGCCATTACCGTGGTTGAGCCTTTTGAAGCTGCACGCGAGGCGCTCAAAGCGAATCTGGGCATCGACTCTCTGCCAGCCGCAACGCCAGCCCTGCAAAACGCCCAACTGGTGGTGTGGGCCGTCAAGCCCCAAACCTTCAAGGATGCGGCAGCCCCCGTCGCGGCCCACACTCGCAGCGCCCTGCACCTGAGCGTGGCCGCCGGCATCACCACCAACAGCATCGCGGCTTGGGTTGCATCAAACCGCATCGTGCGCGCCATGCCCAACACGCCCGCGCTAGTGGGCAAGGGCATGACGGGTCTGTTCGCCAGCCCCGAGGTGGATGCAGCTGGCAAGGCGCTGATTGAATCCGTCATTGGCAGCACGGGCGAGCTGATGTGGGTGGACAAGGAAGAGCACCTCGACGCCGTAACCGCCCTCTCCGGCTCCGGCCCGGCCTATGTGTTTTTGTTTCTTGAAGCCATGACGCAAGCGGGCGTGAACATGGGCTTGTCTGCCGAGCAAAGCTACCAACTGGCCATTGCCACTTTTGCAGGCGGCTCTGAGCTGGCCGCTCGCTCCAGCGAAAGTGCCGAAGTGCTGCGCCAGCGCGTGACCAGCAAGGGCGGCACCACCTATGCAGCCATCACCCATATGCAAGAGCAAAAGCTGCCTGAGCACTTCATCGAAGCCATGCGCAAAGCGCAGGTTCGCGCACAAGAACTCGCTCTAGAGTTTGGCAAATAA
- the aqpZ gene encoding aquaporin Z, which translates to MASNVKKWSAEFLGTFWLTFGGCGSAVLAAAFPGVGIGLLGVSFAFGLTVLTGAYAFGPISGGHFNPAVSVGLAVAGRFKVAELPGYIIAQVLGAIAAAATLYFIATGKAGANVTDLASNGFGEHSPGKFSMGAALVTEVVLTAVFLLVILGSTTKKAAVGFAGMSIGLCLTLIHLISIPVTNTSVNPARSTGPALFGPAIAMDQLWLFWVAPIVGAIIGALIHKALLGDDD; encoded by the coding sequence ATGGCATCCAATGTCAAAAAATGGTCGGCAGAGTTTCTGGGTACTTTTTGGCTCACCTTCGGCGGTTGCGGCAGCGCAGTGCTGGCGGCAGCTTTTCCCGGCGTGGGCATTGGCCTGCTGGGCGTTTCCTTCGCTTTCGGCTTGACGGTGTTGACGGGTGCTTATGCGTTCGGCCCCATTTCTGGTGGTCACTTCAACCCCGCCGTTTCGGTGGGGCTGGCCGTGGCCGGTCGTTTTAAGGTCGCTGAGTTACCTGGCTACATCATTGCTCAGGTGCTGGGTGCGATTGCTGCCGCAGCGACTCTGTACTTCATTGCCACTGGCAAGGCCGGTGCTAATGTGACGGATTTGGCTTCGAACGGCTTTGGTGAGCATTCGCCCGGCAAGTTCAGCATGGGTGCAGCTCTGGTGACGGAAGTGGTGTTGACGGCAGTCTTTTTGCTGGTCATTTTGGGCTCCACCACTAAGAAGGCCGCTGTGGGCTTTGCGGGCATGAGCATCGGCCTGTGCTTGACGCTGATTCACCTGATCTCCATCCCCGTAACCAACACCTCGGTCAACCCGGCTCGTAGCACGGGCCCTGCTTTGTTTGGCCCCGCTATCGCGATGGATCAACTGTGGTTGTTCTGGGTGGCCCCTATTGTCGGAGCCATCATCGGCGCGCTGATCCACAAGGCGCTACTGGGCGATGATGACTAA
- a CDS encoding tripartite tricarboxylate transporter substrate binding protein: MQAVFSMVAALLTASLPAYAQDPAPAFPDKQIKFIVPVTAGGGVDTAARLVANQLKSRLGQAVIVENKPGAGGNIGLRQLASSTPDGYTLAFVPNSFTINHSLMRNLPFDTFASFAPVIQIAKAPVFVAARADFPASTLQEVVSLAKKQPGTISFAACDTGSALHLSAEYFKQTTGAHINHIPFKGCADSVPNVLGGQVDLLFISYSNIQGHLQSKRLKPLAVAAPERVSYASSIPTGAAQGVAGFDMEVWYGVLAPAKTPQAILDRLNKALNEVLALPEVQQGLSKSYLTVAGGSAAQFEQIIRNDVNRYAQVVKKSGISID, from the coding sequence ATGCAAGCAGTGTTTTCCATGGTGGCGGCTTTATTGACCGCCAGCCTCCCCGCGTACGCCCAAGACCCTGCGCCAGCCTTCCCCGATAAGCAGATCAAGTTCATTGTTCCCGTGACTGCCGGGGGCGGTGTGGATACGGCTGCCCGCCTCGTTGCCAATCAGCTCAAAAGTCGCCTGGGTCAGGCTGTTATTGTGGAGAACAAGCCTGGTGCCGGAGGAAATATCGGCCTGCGCCAATTGGCGAGTTCGACACCCGATGGCTACACCCTCGCCTTTGTACCCAACAGCTTTACGATCAACCATAGCCTGATGCGTAACCTGCCGTTTGACACATTCGCGAGCTTTGCGCCCGTTATTCAGATTGCAAAAGCGCCCGTCTTTGTCGCTGCTCGCGCAGATTTCCCGGCCTCAACCCTGCAAGAAGTTGTCAGCCTCGCAAAAAAACAGCCCGGCACCATCAGCTTTGCGGCTTGTGACACGGGCTCGGCACTGCATCTATCTGCCGAGTACTTCAAGCAGACAACAGGCGCCCACATCAACCATATCCCGTTCAAAGGCTGCGCTGATTCGGTGCCAAATGTCTTGGGCGGGCAAGTTGATTTGCTATTCATTTCTTACTCCAACATCCAAGGACATCTGCAAAGCAAGCGCCTGAAACCACTGGCTGTTGCGGCGCCCGAACGAGTCAGCTATGCATCCAGTATTCCGACTGGTGCAGCACAAGGCGTCGCGGGCTTTGACATGGAAGTCTGGTACGGCGTACTAGCCCCAGCCAAAACACCACAGGCCATTCTTGATCGCCTCAACAAAGCATTGAATGAAGTTCTTGCCCTGCCAGAAGTGCAGCAAGGCTTGAGCAAAAGCTATCTGACAGTCGCCGGGGGAAGTGCCGCGCAATTCGAGCAAATCATTCGCAATGACGTCAACCGTTATGCACAGGTGGTGAAAAAATCCGGCATCAGCATTGACTGA
- the glpK gene encoding glycerol kinase GlpK, with protein MTTYLLALDQGTSSSRSIVFDTQGRIVASAQQELPQIYPQPGWVEHDPREIWRSQQATAKEALAKAGLKASDIRSIGITNQRETTIVWNRKTGAPIHHAIVWQDRRAEPTCVELREAGHSDSILQKTGLRIDAYFSGTKLKWLLDNVPGARAAAQAGELAFGTVDCWLIWQLTGGKRHVTDVSNASRTMLFNVHSNQWDADLLALLDIPASLMPEVLASAADFGQTADDVLGGSINIGGVAGDQQSALFGQACFSAGMAKNTYGTGCFMLMHTGGNFQTSANGLLTTSAAQTSSTPQFALEGSVFVGGAVVQWLRDGLQAIEHSGQVQQLAESVPDSGGVMMVPAFTGLGAPYWQPDARGTITGLTRGTTVAHIARAALESIAYQSAALLQAMSRDAVANGGRAVSELRVDGGASVNNLLMQFQADLLGIPVVRPACVETTALGAAYLAGLSSGVYQSTEELSSLWRADRRFMPTLSKDRANTLMQRWEQAVRQTTAL; from the coding sequence GCAAGAGCTGCCGCAAATCTACCCCCAGCCCGGTTGGGTGGAGCATGATCCACGCGAAATCTGGCGCAGCCAGCAAGCCACAGCCAAAGAGGCGCTGGCTAAAGCAGGTCTAAAAGCCAGCGATATTCGCAGCATAGGCATCACCAACCAGCGCGAGACCACCATCGTCTGGAACCGCAAGACCGGCGCGCCGATTCACCACGCCATCGTCTGGCAAGACCGCCGCGCCGAGCCCACCTGCGTAGAACTACGCGAAGCCGGCCACAGCGATAGCATTTTGCAAAAGACCGGCCTGCGCATTGATGCCTACTTCTCGGGCACCAAACTCAAATGGCTGCTGGACAACGTGCCCGGCGCACGCGCCGCCGCACAAGCGGGCGAGCTGGCCTTTGGCACGGTGGACTGCTGGTTGATTTGGCAACTCACAGGCGGCAAGCGCCATGTGACGGATGTGAGCAACGCCAGCCGCACCATGCTGTTCAACGTACACAGCAATCAGTGGGATGCTGACTTGCTGGCCCTGCTGGACATTCCTGCCAGCCTGATGCCCGAGGTGCTTGCATCAGCCGCCGACTTTGGCCAGACCGCTGATGATGTGCTGGGCGGCAGCATCAACATCGGCGGCGTGGCCGGTGACCAGCAATCTGCCCTCTTCGGCCAGGCATGCTTTTCCGCTGGCATGGCCAAGAACACCTATGGCACGGGCTGCTTCATGCTCATGCACACTGGCGGCAACTTCCAAACCTCGGCCAATGGCCTGCTGACCACCAGCGCCGCCCAAACCAGCAGCACCCCCCAGTTTGCGCTGGAAGGCAGCGTCTTCGTCGGCGGTGCCGTAGTGCAGTGGCTGCGCGATGGCCTGCAAGCCATTGAGCACAGCGGCCAAGTGCAGCAACTGGCCGAAAGCGTGCCCGACAGCGGCGGTGTGATGATGGTGCCTGCCTTCACCGGGCTAGGCGCCCCATATTGGCAACCCGACGCACGCGGCACTATTACCGGCCTGACACGCGGCACTACCGTAGCCCACATTGCCCGCGCCGCGCTGGAATCCATCGCCTATCAAAGCGCCGCCCTGCTACAAGCCATGAGCCGCGACGCCGTAGCCAACGGCGGCCGCGCCGTGAGCGAACTACGTGTGGATGGCGGCGCCAGCGTGAACAATTTGCTGATGCAGTTCCAAGCTGACCTGCTGGGCATTCCCGTGGTACGCCCCGCCTGCGTGGAGACCACGGCCTTGGGCGCCGCCTATCTGGCGGGGCTGTCTAGCGGCGTCTATCAAAGCACCGAAGAGCTGTCTTCGCTATGGAGGGCAGATCGCCGCTTCATGCCCACGCTGAGCAAAGACCGCGCCAACACCTTGATGCAGCGCTGGGAGCAGGCGGTGCGCCAAACTACGGCGCTATGA